ACCATAAAAGCCGTGTAAGCCTTGTTTTTTGACATGTGCTTGTCAATAATAACGCGTTGCGGTTTGTTAATGGTATCGGTTTTAATATCATAAATATCGTTTATTATGTTACCTGCGGCAGCTATGCAGAGGCTTGAAAATACCAAAAGAAAAAAACTGAAACCGTCTAGGCTTGAATGCGTTCCAAAAGGTTCTAAAAGGGCGTATTTAATAAGCCATTGCACTAGGGCAATCATCAATAGGTTTTTCCATCGAATGAGGCTTAGAAAATACAATCCTTAAAAATTAGAAGCTAGTTTTATTATTAAAAACCGAATGAAAAACCCAACCGGAATTGTTATTAACAAAAATGCTATAATCGTTTTTTGGGTTCTCATTTTTTCGGCTTTTCTTATGTTGTTTTTTATGGTTTCCTTTTCTTCTTTCGACAGTTTTTTATGAAGAAAATTAAGTTGATGGTGGTAGTGGGTTTCTTCATTTAGTTTTTCTTTTAAAGCCGAAAAGCTTTTGTTAGCCGATTGGTTAAATACGCTTTGGTTATTGCCAAAACCTATATAACCAAAACCTGTACTATGTCGCCTTTTGTTTCTGCTCAAAGTGTTTAATGTGGTTAGATACTTTTATTTTCTTTATTTCATAAAAAACGTCATTGTTAATTTTCACTCTACAGGGAGTGCTTTAAAAGTATTAATCTTGCACCTGAAAAACAAATGGGAAACTGTATTTTGAATTTACATATTTGTTGTTTTTTATGGCAGGTATGAATCTGGGAAACCTATTTACCGTTCTTATAATTTCATCGCTTAACCCTTCGTTATTGGATTCTACACTTATGTTTGTTACATGGCCTTTGTCATTTATTATAAATTCAATATCACTTTTAAACATGCCAGATAAACCTAAGCTAGATGCTATTTCAGTATTAAATTTCCGCATAAAAAAGCCCATAACAGTTTGCGACACGCATTTTTTTAACTCGCTTTTGTTTTTTAAATGGGCGCAATTATAGGTTGTGCTAAATGCATCTAGATTGTTTTCGATGATTTCTTCTATGGTATCGTTAATCAAAGGTTTGTTTTCTAAAAATCGGCCGGTTGATAGCAGCGCTTCTTTATCTATTTTAAGTTTAGTGCTTTTTCCTATTTTTTTTAATTCGAGTTGGGCGCCATTGAAATTTAATAAAAGGCTGTTTTCTTTTTGCTGAGCCTGAACATACAGG
This genomic stretch from Flavobacteriaceae bacterium GSB9 harbors:
- a CDS encoding energy transducer TonB, with product MININIGGAIKNLTIVLLYFTFNALFSQNISNKILDGSWKVIEANIDTSISNFNKKEIDALHSFFKSTAFIFNKKGIVFIKTDKSIPKPFNNNIFNKALYFYTANNTINIGNSKKMSNILYVQAQQKENSLLLNFNGAQLELKKIGKSTKLKIDKEALLSTGRFLENKPLINDTIEEIIENNLDAFSTTYNCAHLKNKSELKKCVSQTVMGFFMRKFNTEIASSLGLSGMFKSDIEFIINDKGHVTNISVESNNEGLSDEIIRTVNRFPRFIPAIKNNKYVNSKYSFPFVFQVQD